The nucleotide sequence AATGATCGACGAATAAAGCAAGACAGGAAGGTTTTTCAAAAATGCATGTTTTTTAATTTGTTTTGTAAGCGTAAAGCCATCCATTTGAGGCATTTCAATGTCTGTTATAACAATGTCGTAGCAAGTATTTTTCGAGATAGAGTCGTGCTGAATGTCAATAGCCATCTGGTTTAAATGGTTCCAACAGTCTAAACCATTGGTGAATTCAGTTACTTCAAAATTCGCTTCTCTTAATGATGTTCTAAGCATCTCGCGGATAAGTTTAGAGTCGTCAGCAATCGCAGCGCGAAATTTTGTCTCAGAAACGAAGATATCCGTTTTGGGTTCCATCTGGATACCTGTTAGGTCAGAAATCATGTATTCTAAGTCAAGTAATTGTATAATTTTGTCTTCGATTTGGACTATCCCGACTATGCAGTTGTCATTGTAGGACGCCACTAATTTGTCAGGTGATTCCACTTGGGTCCAGTCAAGTCGATGAATTTCAACTACACCTGAAACTAAAAAACCGGCTGTTTGCTTGCTAAATTCAGTAACAATTATTATTTCATTTTTTGTCTTTTCCCGATCTAATTTAAGCCATTTAGATAGATCAAGGACCGGCAAGATCGCTCCTCGTAAGGGAATAACCCCCATGAAACAAGGGTTGACGTTGTCGTACGTTATCTCAAGACCGGGATTTTCAATTACTTCGACCACTTTCGCAACATTGATGCCGAAAAAGCTTTTTTGAGTAAGTTTTTGCTGGCATTGTTTGGTTGTAATGAAAAACTCCAGAATTTCGAATTCATTTGTACCTGTTTCAAGAAGAATCTCTTGTGACATGATGTTTCCTTTTGTAGATGTTAACACAATGTGTAGTTCGTAGTTGGTTTAGTTGGCAAAATGTTTATAAGAAAAGATGAAAGAAGGCGGATGATCTGTCCGTAGTTATTGTCAATGAAATTTAGCTCAATTTCTTTGAGAAACATTTCTGAATTGTATAGGGAAATTAGGATGTTTTCTTTTCCTACTGCATTGTAAGCTTCGAGAAATTTCTTGTTTCTGAGTATGATAAGATTGATAAAATACAATGCAAGAAAGCTTTTATGCATTTGTGTCCTTATATCTGGAGCACCCAAAATTTTACTTCCTACCTCCTGGATCATTTCTGCAACTTTGGAATTCATTTCTAT is from Solidesulfovibrio magneticus RS-1 and encodes:
- a CDS encoding chemotaxis protein; the protein is MSQEILLETGTNEFEILEFFITTKQCQQKLTQKSFFGINVAKVVEVIENPGLEITYDNVNPCFMGVIPLRGAILPVLDLSKWLKLDREKTKNEIIIVTEFSKQTAGFLVSGVVEIHRLDWTQVESPDKLVASYNDNCIVGIVQIEDKIIQLLDLEYMISDLTGIQMEPKTDIFVSETKFRAAIADDSKLIREMLRTSLREANFEVTEFTNGLDCWNHLNQMAIDIQHDSISKNTCYDIVITDIEMPQMDGFTLTKQIKKHAFLKNLPVLLYSSIITEELYHKGQSVGADEQMSKPDLHKVPHIAAELIKQKSRINN